One Picrophilus oshimae DSM 9789 genomic region harbors:
- a CDS encoding PPC domain-containing DNA-binding protein: protein MQHKIENNVIFAKFESGEDIINDLDGLVSFYKIRSASIDFAIGMMKNARFAYWNIDHYDETFIDERIELVSFHGSIADDEIKYHIHMAGAKNDHRIYGGHFISGIADPLMELRITVFNDIKLKRSFNDDSHLREIKID from the coding sequence ATGCAGCATAAGATTGAGAACAACGTAATATTTGCAAAGTTTGAGTCAGGTGAGGATATAATAAATGATCTTGATGGTCTTGTATCATTTTATAAAATAAGGTCAGCGAGCATAGACTTTGCAATAGGCATGATGAAGAATGCAAGGTTTGCCTACTGGAACATTGATCATTACGATGAAACCTTTATAGATGAAAGAATTGAACTTGTTTCATTTCATGGAAGCATTGCCGATGATGAGATAAAATATCATATACACATGGCAGGCGCAAAAAACGATCATAGAATATACGGCGGCCATTTTATTTCAGGTATTGCAGATCCACTTATGGAATTAAGAATAACTGTGTTCAATGATATAAAATTAAAGAGGTCATTTAATGATGATTCACATCTAAGGGAGATAAAAATAGATTAA
- a CDS encoding ArsR family transcriptional regulator: protein MDKYAISLLGFDKKIVLMPLMEYRLSLIDYYVLLTTEDEKSRSLIDEISSSLLSFNINVMPAWINDIYDFYDIYVTIMSVVNKIGYMPSWINCSAGTGVGVSAMVVFAIQNGIKLVSYSKGSNKTRIIKVEVIDKFLKYASNEKSIFHSMENGNKTINDISRDLNMDKSTVSRKLKRLKNLNLIDVKRDGKKYIFNTNETWEKIINGRY, encoded by the coding sequence ATGGATAAGTATGCAATATCATTGCTGGGTTTTGATAAAAAGATCGTTTTAATGCCCTTAATGGAGTATAGATTATCATTAATAGATTATTATGTGCTATTAACAACAGAAGATGAGAAATCAAGGTCATTGATAGATGAAATCTCATCCAGTCTCTTAAGTTTTAATATAAATGTTATGCCTGCATGGATCAACGATATCTATGACTTTTACGATATCTATGTTACAATAATGAGTGTTGTAAATAAAATTGGATACATGCCATCATGGATAAACTGCTCTGCCGGAACCGGTGTCGGTGTTTCCGCCATGGTCGTCTTTGCAATACAGAACGGCATAAAACTGGTATCATATTCAAAGGGAAGCAATAAAACAAGGATAATAAAGGTTGAGGTTATTGACAAGTTTTTAAAATATGCAAGCAATGAGAAATCAATATTTCATAGCATGGAAAACGGGAATAAAACAATAAATGATATATCAAGGGATCTTAACATGGATAAATCAACGGTATCAAGAAAACTTAAGAGGCTTAAGAATTTAAATCTTATAGATGTAAAAAGGGATGGCAAAAAATATATTTTTAATACAAATGAAACCTGGGAAAAGATTATAAATGGAAGGTATTAA
- the cas6 gene encoding CRISPR-associated endoribonuclease Cas6 encodes MKLVIELTQNQKTISYSDIYSIFENIIFEIGRSKPLIKSAMIDDFSYYCGSHPLPYKGRISNNTISYGKYRIYISSGYYKIIDDIMDAIKSGNVKHRLMRINSVKMENNNCFFDTANMISRSPVIIKYNGEYIDANNRNFVDAIKNDIIKKYSFTGLNGYIDFIKIIHFKTLNLRINNEDIKASMIKFTIMSDNKIINNILNTGIGELTKSGFGFIDEERMPLDFGIMY; translated from the coding sequence ATGAAGCTTGTTATTGAGCTTACACAGAATCAAAAAACCATCTCATACAGTGATATATATTCAATCTTTGAAAATATTATCTTTGAAATAGGCAGATCAAAACCATTGATAAAAAGTGCCATGATTGATGATTTTTCATACTACTGCGGCAGCCATCCATTACCGTATAAGGGAAGAATCAGTAACAATACGATTTCCTATGGTAAATACAGAATATACATTTCAAGCGGTTATTACAAAATAATAGATGATATAATGGATGCAATAAAATCCGGTAATGTAAAACATAGATTGATGAGGATAAATTCAGTTAAAATGGAAAATAACAATTGTTTTTTTGATACGGCCAATATGATATCAAGATCTCCTGTGATAATTAAATACAACGGTGAGTACATAGATGCCAATAACAGGAATTTTGTCGATGCCATTAAAAATGATATAATAAAAAAATACAGTTTCACGGGTTTAAATGGATATATAGATTTCATAAAGATCATACATTTTAAGACCTTAAATTTAAGGATAAATAATGAGGATATAAAGGCATCAATGATAAAGTTTACAATAATGTCTGATAATAAAATAATAAACAATATTCTAAATACCGGCATTGGAGAACTAACAAAATCCGGTTTTGGATTCATAGACGAGGAAAGGATGCCGCTGGACTTTGGAATCATGTATTAA